A stretch of Pyrenophora tritici-repentis strain M4 chromosome 7, whole genome shotgun sequence DNA encodes these proteins:
- a CDS encoding putative amidase family protein, translating into MPKVFKFLRTALAPNTGNAVPRAATDRSDGSRKASFTSSTDDTWGPDFDPLTVSAFELSELLNAQAITSVQIVRLYLKEIEMHNRRGRQLRALISVAPKHELVRIARKLDEERARGKIRGPLHGIPIVLKDNIMTDEKLGMDTTVGSYAFVGCIPKKSATIVERLTKRGMIVIGKSNLTEFCGLKNPSMPPGWSAVGGQCQSPYVSRHIAKRKLHWELSAPGGSSTGSAVAVASGFSTLAIGTDTIGSLITPANRAALYALKPTVGVVPMDGIFSLSKTFDAVGGMAKSAKDLVALIDAMMVPTSREENARSPHRSFKIKPDFGTLRIGICEPTIWKAWRKSGRINGDAERFMTQKYDMIVQSMIEMGVDIVYPVELPNQSSLTIDGKNCFEPVVYSEFKDCLAEFIRDFRVTKMHSLAEIINFNLDHPELCLPPTCPDQNDLMAALQATTKREEVNAARQHLQTAAGPEGLDFLFSSQKLDIIIAPGDAALSTLAAAAGYPTAACPLSALKLNGQPFGLTLASRPHTEHMLLHFLTAYENIFPPRALPLALSSVPLQDPNPEPLPDQPIIDLILHEWDTRRFSCSADALADWLNARWRKSGYELSAETVCEVLRSNGRIAFRGMGDDAEGAFSR; encoded by the exons ATGCCAAAGGTGTTCAAGTTCCTCAGGACAGCCCTCGCACCAAACACTGGAAACGCTGTTCCACGTGCAGCCACCGATAGAAGCGATGGGTCGCGGAAAGCATCCTTCACTTCTTCCACCGATGACACATGGGGTCCAGACTTTGATCCGCTGACCGTCTCCGCATTTGAGTTATCCGAACTTTTGAATGCGCAGGCAATCACGAGCGTGCAGATTGTGCGCTTGTATCTAAAAGAGATTGAGATGCACAACAGGCGAGGAAGACAATTACGGGCATTGATCTCCGTCGCACCCAAACATGAGCTGGTCAGAATAGCCAGGAAGCTTGATGAGGAACGCGCAAGAGGCAAGATAAGAGGCCCACTACACGGAATCCCCATAGTACTGAAAGACAACATCATGACTGATGAGAAGTTGGGCATGGACACAACTGTTG GCTCATATGCCTTTGTCGGATGCATACCCAAAAAGAGTGCGACCATTGTTGAGCGACTGACAAAACGAGGTATGATTGTCATAGGTAAATCGAACTTGACTGAATTCTGCGGCCTCAAAAATCCCTCAATGCCACCAGGGTGGTCAGCAGTTGGTGGCCAATGCCAATCACCGTACGTCTCAAGACATATTGCAAAAAGAAAGCTACATTGGGAGCTATCAGCACCCGGAGGATCTTCCACTGGTTCTGCTGTTGCGGTAGCTTCCGGTTTCAGCACCCTCGCCATCGGAACAGACACCATCGGATCATTGATTACGCCTGCAAACCGTGCTGCTCTCTATGCTCTAAAGCCTACAGTCGGAGTCGTGCCCATGGATGGCATATTCAGCTTGAGCAAGACATTTGATGCTGTCGGAGGCATG GCCAAATCTGCAAAAGACCTTGTAGCGCTGATTGACGCCATGATGGTGCCGACCAGTCGAGAAGAGAATGCGAGGAGCCCACACAGGTCTTTCAAGATCAAGCCAGACTTTGGCACGCTTCGCATCGGTATCTGTGAGCCAACAATTTGGAAAGCTTGGCGTAAAAGCGGGCGGATCAATGGCGATGCCGAGCGATTTATG ACACAGAAATATGACATGATCGTCCAGAGTATGATCGAGATGGGCGTCGATATCGTGTACCCGGTAGAGCTACCCAATCAATCAAGCTTGACCATCGATGGCAAGAACTGTTTTGAGCCGGTAGTAT ACTCTGAATTCAAAGATTGCTTGGCAGAGTTTATTCGGGATTTCAGAGTAACAAAGATGCACTCATTGGCTGAAATCATCAACTTCAACCTAGATCATCCTGAGCTATGTCTACCGCCGA CATGTCCGGACCAAAACGACCTCATGGCGGCATTACAAGCAACAACTAAACGTGAAGAAGTGAATGCCGCACGGCAACATCTCCAGACCGCTGCGGGCCCCGAAGGCCTCGACTTCCTTTTCTCCTCCCAAAAGCTCGACATCATCATTGCGCCGGGTGACGCAGCTCTATCGACGCTCGCGGCTGCAGCAGGCTACCCAACAGCCGCATGCCCTCTTTCCGCCCTGAAACTAAACGGCCAGCCATTCGGCCTGACACTTGCCTCCCGTCCACATACTGAACACATGCTGCTGCATTTTCTGACCGCGTACGAGAACATTTTCCCACCGCGCGCACTTCCTCTGGCTCTCTCCTCCGTGCCGTTGCAAGACCCGAATCCAGAACCATTACCAGATCAGCCCATCATCGACTTGATTTTGCATGAATGGGATACAAGGCGGTTCAGCTGCAGCGCTGATGCGCTGGCAGATTGGCTGAATGCGCGGTGGCGGAAGAGTGGGTACGAATTGAGCGCAGAGACAGTCTGCGAAGTGCTTCGAAGTAATGGCAGAATTGCATTTAGGGGCATGGGTGACGATGCCGAAGGAGCATTTTCTCGATAA
- a CDS encoding mitochondrial GTPase 1 encodes MSFIPRHAFPPIPSLPRSYFLGHHKSGLQKMKSLLSSIDLVIECRDYRVPLTSRNPLFEDALEGKERIVVYTKRDLGGGSRDNKNEQVIAKWHYPTATMFVRNGKEAEGEINGKKSVYKLLDILREHAQKRWKLVGHRVMVVGMPNVGKSTLLNALRAQGIGKGKVAATGAQPGVTRKVSSSGVKIIPSEDDMVSADAGTKNKHQGVGGGVYLLDTPGVFIPYVPDAEAMMKLALCGSVKDTIIPPVMLADYLLYHLNLQSPKLYAEYATAPTNDIIELLSEIARKTGRLGKGGAVDTEATSLWMIQKWRNGFLGRFLLDEIDEGRLDKAKIAEEGVAPSFNQAKKMERERRRERNKARGEK; translated from the coding sequence ATGTCATTCATCCCCCGCCATGCCTTCCCTCCGATCCCGTCGCTACCGCGATCCTACTTCCTGGGTCACCATAAATCCGGGCTGCAGAAGATGAAGTCTCTGCTCTCCTCTATCGACCTAGTCATTGAATGCCGCGACTACCGTGTCCCCCTCACCTCGCGCAATCCCCTCTTCGAAGATGCTCTGGAAGGCAAAGAGAGAATTGTTGTGTACACAAAAAGGGATCTGGGTGGAGGGTCGCGCGACAACAAGAACGAACAAGTCATTGCAAAATGGCACTACCCTACCGCAACCATGTTTGTGAGGAACGGAAAGGAAGCAGAGGGTGAGATTAACGGAAAGAAGAGCGTATACAAGCTATTGGATATCCTGAGAGAACATGCGCAGAAGAGGTGGAAGTTGGTTGGCCACCGGGTCATGGTCGTCGGCATGCCGAACGTTGGCAAGTCCACGCTCCTCAATGCCCTTCGTGCGCAGGGTATTGGCAAAGGTAAAGTTGCTGCTACAGGCGCTCAGCCAGGGGTTACACGCAAGGTTAGTAGCAGTGGTGTCAAGATTATACCCAGCGAGGATGACATGGTATCAGCCGATGCGGGGACGAAGAACAAACACCAAGGTGTTGGAGGGGGCGTCTATCTGCTCGACACTCCCGGTGTTTTCATTCCGTACGTTCCAGACGCTGAAGCCATGATGAAACTAGCACTCTGCGGTTCTGTCAAAGATACCATTATCCCGCCCGTTATGCTCGCAGATTACCTACTATACCACCTGAATCTTCAATCGCCAAAACTCTACGCGGAATATGCCACTGCCCCTACCAACGACATCATAGAGCTGCTGTCTGAGATTGCGAGAAAAACAGGCAGGTTGGGCAAAGGCGGAGCTGTAGATACGGAGGCGACGTCGTTATGGATGATACAAAAGTGGAGGAATGGATTTCTCGGTCGGTTTCTGTTAGATGAGATAGATGAGGGTCGTTTGGACAAGGCTAAAATTGCTGAAGAAGGCGTTGCGCCTAGTTTCAACCAAGCAAAAAAGAtggagagggagaggaggagggagagAAACAAAGCGAGAGGGGAAAAGTAA
- a CDS encoding Vps5 multi-domain protein codes for MDYSAHDPDHPGGRDPWASSPQANRTSFGQPPTSDIPSSPLPPQASPYHDGGEQYGYMGDQDAQSRPDAPRSPQAHHGQQPQRYHGNRPQRQQQQQYKLQAKVTGLERNSKKDPILRFDIYVRLDSINLAELRLGEIVDIEDWIKTNLPKFRTTQFRDVRRLHSEFVKLGEHLISACPEAIVPAVPPATTSAGAGTDEDEARLKTSIQRWLNIVCSNDMLIRDEEMVFFVESDFGYSPVVRRKQPATGVRRKMIKQFAPPPDDTPELAAARPIVKAFYLGTMEAEQKLEKVVKHRRNLGVAESDLGAKFAALHVQETHVGLSHAYKKLGKVIQATGDFHAAQGTAEATTLGDPLQYHSSDAFIAKETLTNRHILLRELLQAQSATKSKLSAADRLKASSSVKRDKVDEAIAALDEARSHEQYLTSKAQRVTANLLQEQRKWFDRTTQDMRQAIREYVVREIEAERRTLATLESVRPDIRAIDGSGGLSRLGREAHPAQRRVSMASSQGPKGDAWSGVPRRPGDGLNRSMSGSIVAPLPEVDENEGESTGGRKRATSKSGSQKGIEEDDDRIDAKNAASRLATTTF; via the exons ATGGACTACAGCGCACACGATCCGGACCATCCCGGCGGTCGCGACCCATGGGCTTCATCGCCGCAAGCCAATCGAACATCTTTTGGCCAACCGCCGACTAGCGACATCCCCTCGTCCCCGCTGCCTCCACAGGCATCCCCGTACCATGATGGCGGCGAGCAATACGGCTACATGGGCGATCAAGATGCGCAGAGTCGGCCGG ATGCGCCCCGATCACCACAAGCGCACCATGGACAGCAGCCACAACGATATCACGGGAACAGGCCGCAgcgacaacagcagcagcaataTAAGCTGCAAGCAAAGGTCACAGGACTGGAAAGGAACAGCAAAAAGGATCCAATACTACGATTCGACATTTATGTACGTCTAGACAGCATCAATCTAGCTGAGCTACGCTTGGGCGAGATTGTGGACATTGAAGACTGGATCAAG ACCAACCTTCCTAAATTCCGAACTACGCAGTTCCGCGATGTGCGACGGCTACACTCTGAATTCGTCAAGCTAGGCGAGCACCTCATCTCTGCGTGTCCGGAAGCCATTGTGCCTGCAGTACCCCCGGCGACGACGTCGGCAGGTGCCGGCACCGACGAGGACGAGGCACGCCTGAAGACGTCAATACAACGATGGCTGAACATTGTCTGCAGTAATGACATGCTCATACGCGATGAAGAAATGGTCTTTTTCGTGGAGAGTGACTTTGGGTACAGCCCGGTGGTACGGAGGAAACAACCTGCTACTGGCGTGCGCCGAAAGATGATCAAGCAGTTTGCGCCGCCACCGGATGATACACCCGAACTTGCTGCTGCGCGGCCGATCGTAAAGGCTTTCTATCTGGGCACAATGGAGGCGGAGCAGAAGCTGGAAAAGGTGGTCAAGCACCGGAGAA ATCTCGGTGTTGCCGAATCTGACCTTGGTGCCAAGTTCGCAGCATTACACGTTCAGGAGACACACGTGGGCCTCTCACACGCATACAAGAAACTCGGCAAGGTCATCCAGGCCACTGGTGACTTCCATGCTGCTCAAGGCACTGCTGAAGCGACAACGCTCGGTGACCCTCTGCAATACCACAGCAGTGACGCCTTCATTGCCAAAGAAACCCTCACGAACCGGCACATTCTCCTCCGCGAACTGCTGCAAGCGCAATCTGCAACAAAGTCGAAACTCTCGGCCGCCGACCGATTGAAAGCCAGTTCTAGCGTGAAGCGGGACAAGGTTGATGAAGCTATTGCCGCCTTGGATGAGGCTAGGAGTCATGAGCAATACCTGACTTCCAAGGCTCAACGCGTCACTGCCAACCTCCTGCAAGAGCAACGGAAATGGTTCGACAGGACTACGCAGGACATGCGACAAGCAATTCGCGAATACGTTGTCCGCGAAATCGAGGCAGAGCGCCGCACGCTTGCAACTCTGGAATCCGTACGACCGGATATTCGAGCTATTGACGGGAGCGGCGGTCTTTCACGACTCGGCCGCGAGGCACATCCAGCCCAGCGCCGTGTTTCTATGGCCAGCTCGCAGGGTCCGAAAGGCGACGCTTGGTCAGGAGTgccacggcggcctggcGACGGTCTCAATCGTAGCATGAGTGGCAGTATCGTGGCACCCCTACCCGAAGTTGACGAGAATGAGGGAGAATCAACAGGTGGACGAAAACGCGCAACGAGCAAATCCGGAAGCCAGAAGGGCAtcgaagaagatgatgacCGTATTGATGCGAAGAATGCAGCAAGCCGACTGGCTACTACGACTTTCTAG